From a region of the Agrobacterium tumefaciens genome:
- the betI gene encoding transcriptional regulator BetI produces the protein MPKIGMEPVRKKALVDAALRTIGHHGSLNVTMSDIAREAGVSAALAHHYFGSKQQLLLETIRSLLRDLRRDAVAALTRASGPRERLSAIIHVSFQSDQFSPEAVAAWLAFYVDAQRSEETRRLLVLYARRLRSNLLSSLNRLCPPDDAARIAEGAAALIDGLYIRHSLRAAPPAFSSAPALVEDYFDVQLKPFLEGRRSKPPVHLL, from the coding sequence CCATCGGCCATCACGGATCGCTGAATGTCACGATGTCTGATATCGCGCGCGAGGCGGGCGTATCGGCCGCATTGGCGCATCATTATTTCGGTAGCAAGCAGCAGCTTCTTCTTGAAACCATCCGCAGTCTGCTGCGTGACCTGCGGCGTGATGCCGTCGCAGCGCTTACCCGCGCCTCCGGGCCGCGAGAGCGTCTGAGTGCGATCATCCATGTCTCTTTCCAGAGTGACCAGTTCAGCCCCGAGGCTGTGGCCGCGTGGCTGGCATTTTATGTCGATGCCCAGCGTTCGGAGGAAACAAGGCGGCTTCTGGTTCTCTATGCCCGTCGTTTGCGCTCCAATCTTCTGTCCAGCCTGAACAGGCTTTGCCCGCCTGACGATGCCGCGCGCATCGCCGAAGGCGCCGCCGCGCTGATTGACGGTCTCTACATTCGCCACAGCCTGCGGGCGGCTCCGCCCGCCTTCTCATCCGCACCTGCACTCGTCGAGGATTACTTCGATGTGCAGCTCAAACCATTTCTGGAAGGGCGCCGCTCAAAGCCGCCTGTCCATCTTCTTTAA
- the betB gene encoding betaine-aldehyde dehydrogenase — protein MRAQPKASHFIDGVYVEDTAGTVIESVFPATGEVIARLHAATPAIVERAIASAKRAQKEWAALSPTARGRILKRAADIIRERNEALSELETFDTGKPIQETIVADPTSGADAFEFFGGIAASALNGDYIPLGGDFAYTKRVPLGVCVGIGAWNYPQQIACWKAAPALVAGNAMVFKPSENTPLGALKIAEILLEAGLPKGLFNVIQGDRDTGPLLVNHPDVAKVSLTGSVPTGRKVAAAAAGHLKHVTMELGGKSPLIVFDDADIESAVGGAMLGNFYSSGQVCSNGTRVFVQRKVKERFLENLKKRTEAMVLGDPLDYATHLGPLVSKAQQEKVLAYIEKGKAEAATLVTGGGIPNNVSGEGFYVQPTVFADVKDDMTIAREEIFGPVMCVLDFDDEDEVLARANATEFGLAGGVFTADLARAHRVVDQLEAGTLWINTYNLCPVEIPFGGLKQSGFGRENSAAALDHYSELKTVYVATGKVEAPY, from the coding sequence CTGCGGGCACAGCCGAAAGCGTCCCATTTCATCGATGGTGTCTACGTTGAGGATACGGCTGGCACGGTCATCGAGAGCGTCTTTCCGGCCACAGGCGAAGTGATTGCCAGACTGCATGCCGCAACGCCTGCCATTGTCGAACGTGCTATCGCATCCGCCAAGCGGGCCCAGAAAGAATGGGCGGCATTGAGCCCGACGGCACGCGGCCGTATTCTCAAGCGCGCGGCTGATATCATTCGCGAGCGCAATGAGGCGCTGTCGGAACTGGAAACGTTCGACACCGGCAAGCCCATTCAGGAAACCATTGTTGCCGATCCGACCTCCGGCGCGGACGCTTTCGAGTTTTTCGGCGGCATTGCGGCCTCGGCGTTGAATGGCGATTATATTCCGCTCGGCGGCGATTTCGCCTACACCAAGCGCGTACCGCTTGGCGTCTGCGTCGGTATCGGCGCGTGGAACTACCCGCAGCAGATTGCGTGCTGGAAAGCTGCCCCCGCACTGGTGGCCGGCAACGCCATGGTGTTCAAGCCCTCGGAAAATACGCCGCTCGGTGCGCTGAAGATTGCCGAGATATTACTGGAAGCCGGCCTGCCGAAGGGGCTTTTCAACGTTATTCAGGGCGACCGCGACACGGGTCCGCTGCTGGTCAATCATCCCGATGTCGCCAAGGTTTCTCTGACTGGTTCTGTGCCGACAGGCCGCAAGGTTGCTGCTGCCGCTGCCGGCCACCTCAAGCATGTCACGATGGAACTTGGTGGCAAGTCGCCGCTGATCGTGTTCGACGATGCCGATATCGAAAGCGCCGTAGGCGGCGCTATGCTTGGCAACTTCTATTCCTCCGGCCAGGTCTGCTCCAACGGCACACGTGTGTTCGTGCAGCGAAAGGTAAAGGAGCGTTTTCTTGAAAACCTCAAGAAGCGCACCGAGGCAATGGTGCTCGGCGATCCCCTGGATTATGCCACGCACCTGGGACCGCTGGTCTCGAAAGCCCAGCAGGAAAAGGTGCTGGCCTATATCGAAAAGGGCAAGGCTGAGGCGGCAACGCTCGTCACCGGCGGCGGCATTCCCAACAATGTTTCGGGCGAGGGGTTTTACGTTCAGCCAACCGTCTTTGCAGATGTGAAGGATGACATGACCATCGCGCGCGAGGAAATCTTCGGCCCGGTCATGTGCGTTCTCGATTTCGACGATGAAGACGAGGTGCTGGCCCGCGCCAATGCCACCGAGTTCGGTCTTGCCGGCGGTGTTTTCACTGCCGATCTCGCTCGCGCCCATCGTGTCGTCGATCAACTCGAGGCGGGTACGTTGTGGATCAACACCTACAATCTGTGCCCGGTAGAAATTCCTTTTGGTGGCCTGAAGCAATCCGGTTTCGGACGTGAAAACTCGGCCGCCGCGCTTGATCACTACAGCGAATTGAAAACCGTATACGTCGCAACCGGCAAGGTTGAGGCGCCATACTGA
- the betA gene encoding choline dehydrogenase yields MQQADFVIVGSGSAGSAMAYRLSEDGRYSVIVIEAGGSDFGPFIQMPAALAWPMSMKRYNWGYLSEPEPNLNNRRITAPRGKVIGGSSSINGLVYVRGHAEDFNRWEELGAKGWAYADVLPYFKRMEHSHGGEEGWRGTDGPLHVQRGPVKNPLFHAFIQAGSQAGFELTDDYNGSKQEGFGLMEQTIHDGRRWSAANAYLRPALKRGNVTLVNGFARKIVIENGRATGVEIERKGVVETIIATREVVVSASSFNSPKLLMLSGIGPADHLRDMGVEVKVDRPGVGANLQDHMEFYFQQVSLKPVSLYSWLPWFWQGVAGAQWLLSKGGLGASNQFEACAFLRSAAGLKQPDIQFHFLPVAISYDGKAAAKSHGFQVHVGYNLSKSRGNVTLRSSDPKDDPVIHFNYMSQPEDWEKFRHCVRLTREIFSQTAFDEFRGPEIQPGEKVQSDAEIDAFLREHLESAYHPCGTCRMGDRDDPMAVVDPECRVIGVDGLRVADSSIFPHVTYGNLNGPSIMTGEKAADHILGKQPLPRSNQEPWINPRGAISDR; encoded by the coding sequence ATGCAGCAGGCAGATTTCGTTATCGTTGGTTCGGGTTCGGCAGGCTCGGCCATGGCCTATCGTCTGTCGGAAGATGGTCGCTATTCCGTCATCGTGATCGAAGCGGGTGGGTCGGATTTCGGCCCCTTCATTCAGATGCCTGCGGCCCTGGCATGGCCGATGAGCATGAAGCGGTACAATTGGGGTTACCTGTCCGAACCGGAGCCGAACCTCAATAATCGCCGTATTACCGCGCCACGCGGCAAGGTCATCGGCGGCTCTTCGTCGATCAACGGTCTCGTTTATGTGCGAGGCCATGCGGAGGACTTCAATCGGTGGGAGGAACTCGGTGCGAAGGGGTGGGCCTATGCGGATGTCCTGCCATACTTCAAGCGCATGGAGCACAGCCACGGCGGCGAAGAGGGCTGGCGCGGCACGGATGGTCCGCTGCATGTGCAGCGCGGACCGGTCAAAAATCCACTTTTCCATGCGTTCATTCAGGCCGGTTCGCAGGCCGGTTTCGAGCTGACGGACGACTATAACGGCTCCAAGCAGGAAGGCTTCGGCCTGATGGAGCAGACGATCCACGACGGTCGCCGCTGGTCTGCCGCCAATGCCTATCTGAGGCCGGCGCTGAAACGTGGCAATGTGACCTTGGTCAATGGCTTTGCCCGCAAGATCGTTATTGAAAACGGCCGTGCAACGGGTGTCGAGATCGAGCGCAAGGGCGTGGTGGAAACCATCATAGCGACCCGCGAAGTTGTCGTCTCGGCCTCGTCGTTCAACTCGCCCAAGCTCTTGATGCTGTCTGGCATCGGACCGGCGGACCACCTGCGGGACATGGGCGTTGAGGTAAAGGTGGACAGGCCAGGTGTCGGCGCCAATCTTCAGGACCATATGGAGTTCTATTTCCAGCAGGTATCGCTGAAGCCGGTCTCCCTGTATTCGTGGCTGCCCTGGTTCTGGCAGGGCGTCGCAGGGGCGCAGTGGTTGCTGTCGAAGGGCGGGCTTGGTGCGTCAAACCAGTTTGAGGCTTGCGCATTCCTGCGGTCGGCAGCCGGCTTGAAACAGCCGGATATCCAGTTCCATTTCCTGCCCGTCGCAATTTCCTATGACGGCAAGGCGGCGGCAAAGAGCCATGGTTTCCAGGTGCATGTCGGCTACAACCTGTCGAAATCGCGGGGTAACGTCACCCTTCGTTCTTCCGATCCGAAGGACGACCCCGTCATTCACTTCAATTACATGAGCCAACCGGAAGACTGGGAAAAATTCCGCCACTGCGTGCGTCTCACACGCGAAATCTTCAGCCAGACGGCGTTTGACGAGTTTCGCGGTCCGGAGATCCAGCCGGGCGAAAAGGTGCAGTCCGATGCGGAAATCGATGCCTTCCTGCGCGAACACCTTGAAAGCGCCTACCATCCCTGCGGCACGTGTAGAATGGGCGATCGCGACGATCCTATGGCGGTTGTTGATCCGGAATGCCGGGTGATCGGCGTTGACGGATTGCGTGTGGCAGACAGCTCCATTTTCCCGCATGTGACCTACGGAAACCTCAACGGCCCGTCGATCATGACCGGCGAAAAGGCGGCTGACCATATCCTTGGCAAGCAGCCATTACCGCGCTCCAACCAGGAACCGTGGATCAACCCACGCGGGGCCATCAGCGATCGGTGA
- a CDS encoding chloride channel protein codes for MPVDYKKMKMLRRSRVVWGSWRVWKPRAVFWFGALAVGVISVGFAWLADRAQHLFFAAISSGEWAFLLPLLITPLGFTLCAWLAFTVFPNAGGSGIPQAIAARHLRDDEDRSRLLSLKLAFGKIVLTVAGLLSGASIGREGPTVQVGASIMLQAARWGGMAQARGLILAGSAAGIAAAFNTPLAGIVFAIEEMSRTYESRANGLVLTAVILSGLASLGLVGSYTYFGTSSVLAETARDWALVLVCGIGGGALGALFSAGALRISQRIRRWAQAMPLKRMLTAAAICGLASAMIGIATGGATFGTGYEQARAAIEGEAAPAFFFIEKLAATFLAMMSGIPGGIFAPSLSVGAGFGSTIAALLGTSIGLGAIVGMAGYFAGVVQAPMTAFVIILEMTGNHEGVIPIMAAAMLGYVTSRLVSREPLYHGLSRVFIAQSIRAKRAARATET; via the coding sequence ATGCCTGTCGACTACAAGAAGATGAAAATGCTCCGCCGTTCCCGCGTTGTCTGGGGCTCCTGGCGAGTGTGGAAACCTCGGGCGGTTTTCTGGTTTGGGGCTTTGGCGGTCGGTGTGATCAGTGTGGGCTTTGCCTGGTTGGCAGACCGCGCCCAGCACCTGTTCTTTGCCGCGATATCATCTGGCGAATGGGCGTTTCTTCTGCCGCTTCTCATCACGCCACTCGGTTTCACGCTTTGCGCCTGGCTTGCCTTCACGGTCTTTCCGAACGCAGGCGGTAGCGGGATTCCCCAGGCGATCGCCGCACGACATTTGCGGGATGATGAAGACCGGTCGCGGTTGCTGTCACTCAAACTTGCTTTCGGCAAGATCGTGCTAACGGTCGCGGGGCTGCTCTCCGGTGCATCGATCGGGCGCGAGGGGCCTACGGTTCAGGTTGGCGCCTCGATCATGCTGCAGGCGGCGCGTTGGGGTGGAATGGCGCAGGCGAGGGGATTGATCCTTGCGGGCTCGGCGGCGGGTATTGCGGCAGCCTTTAATACGCCGCTGGCGGGGATTGTCTTTGCTATTGAAGAGATGAGCCGCACCTATGAGTCCCGCGCCAACGGCCTTGTCCTGACCGCCGTCATCCTCTCGGGTCTTGCATCTCTCGGGCTCGTGGGTAGCTACACCTATTTCGGAACGAGTTCCGTTCTGGCTGAAACGGCAAGAGACTGGGCTCTCGTTCTGGTCTGCGGCATCGGTGGCGGCGCTCTCGGAGCGCTGTTCAGCGCCGGCGCCCTGCGGATATCACAACGTATCCGCCGCTGGGCACAGGCCATGCCCTTGAAGCGCATGCTCACGGCCGCCGCGATCTGCGGTCTGGCGTCCGCCATGATCGGCATTGCCACTGGCGGGGCGACATTTGGTACGGGCTATGAGCAGGCCCGTGCGGCGATCGAAGGTGAAGCAGCGCCGGCCTTCTTCTTCATCGAAAAGCTGGCGGCGACATTTCTTGCCATGATGTCGGGTATTCCAGGCGGCATCTTCGCGCCGTCGCTCTCCGTCGGAGCCGGTTTTGGCAGTACGATTGCCGCCCTGCTCGGAACGAGCATAGGCCTTGGCGCAATCGTCGGGATGGCCGGATATTTTGCCGGCGTCGTGCAGGCGCCGATGACGGCTTTCGTCATCATCCTCGAAATGACCGGCAACCATGAAGGGGTGATCCCAATCATGGCTGCGGCGATGCTGGGATATGTCACCTCGCGTCTCGTGTCCCGCGAACCGCTCTATCACGGCCTTTCGCGCGTCTTCATCGCCCAGAGCATCCGTGCGAAACGGGCCGCACGGGCTACCGAGACTTAA
- a CDS encoding DUF3750 domain-containing protein, which yields MKFAKRLLLAIAVIYLLPALASAGLWAMKDHPQGWSKARWSSSGTLPDAKADREAAVYVFSAMTGGFKGSVASHAWIVLKKPGANSYDRYDKVGWGTPIRHNNYAADAYWYSNMPRQVVAIHGKAAEDLIPKIEQAIADYPYGKPGGYRIYPGPNSNTFVAHVLRSVPELGVVLPPDAVGRDYLPNGEFVHVADDWKDGSISLGGLFGISAGVRSGFEVNFLGLVAGIDFARPGIKVPGLGYFGVAADG from the coding sequence GTGAAATTTGCAAAACGCCTTCTCTTGGCAATTGCCGTCATCTACCTCCTGCCAGCACTGGCCTCTGCCGGCTTGTGGGCCATGAAAGACCATCCGCAGGGATGGAGCAAAGCGCGGTGGTCTTCTTCCGGTACTCTTCCCGACGCGAAAGCCGACAGGGAAGCGGCGGTCTATGTGTTTTCTGCGATGACGGGCGGGTTCAAGGGTTCGGTCGCCAGCCACGCGTGGATCGTGCTGAAAAAACCGGGAGCGAATTCCTACGATCGTTACGACAAGGTCGGATGGGGCACTCCGATCCGGCACAACAACTACGCAGCCGACGCCTACTGGTACTCAAACATGCCTCGGCAGGTGGTGGCGATCCACGGCAAAGCTGCGGAAGACCTGATCCCAAAAATCGAGCAGGCGATTGCCGACTATCCCTATGGCAAGCCGGGTGGTTATCGCATCTACCCAGGCCCCAACTCGAACACCTTTGTCGCCCACGTGTTGCGGAGCGTTCCAGAGCTTGGCGTCGTCCTGCCGCCTGACGCCGTGGGCCGCGATTACCTGCCGAATGGCGAATTTGTCCATGTTGCCGATGACTGGAAGGATGGGAGCATATCACTCGGCGGATTGTTCGGCATCTCGGCAGGCGTGCGGAGCGGCTTCGAGGTGAATTTCCTTGGCCTGGTCGCCGGCATCGATTTTGCCAGACCCGGCATCAAGGTTCCAGGGCTCGGTTACTTCGGCGTTGCAGCCGATGGTTAA
- a CDS encoding asparaginase yields MNNSVTVEVTRGNLVESRHHGLAIVVDGDGDVLFSAGDVDRGVFPRSACKAMQALPLVESGAADAYGFGDRELALACSSHSGEDEHVALAASMLAKAGRDVETLECGAHWSSDQKTIIHQARTLEKPTALHNNCSGKHSGFICTCCHTGTDPKGYVGYDHPLQREIRATMESLTGATLGEDNCGVDGCSIPTYAVPLKGLAHGFAKMATGSGLEAGRAAASRRLMDACMAEPFYVAGTGRACTKLMQIAPGQIFAKTGAEGVFVATMPQKGIAMVVKCEDGTTRAAEAMIAALLAKQFENDSTEQLALLAMANRSMRNWNGIHVGDIRVVGL; encoded by the coding sequence ATGAACAATTCCGTTACCGTCGAAGTCACGCGCGGCAATCTCGTCGAAAGCCGCCATCACGGCCTGGCTATTGTAGTGGATGGCGACGGTGACGTGTTGTTTTCCGCTGGCGATGTCGATCGTGGCGTTTTCCCGCGTTCGGCCTGCAAGGCCATGCAGGCGTTACCTCTGGTGGAAAGCGGCGCGGCCGACGCTTATGGCTTTGGCGATCGTGAACTGGCGCTCGCCTGTTCCTCTCATTCCGGGGAGGATGAACATGTGGCGCTTGCGGCCAGCATGCTTGCGAAAGCAGGACGGGACGTCGAAACGCTGGAATGCGGAGCGCATTGGTCGTCCGATCAGAAAACGATCATCCACCAGGCTCGTACGCTGGAGAAGCCGACGGCGCTTCATAACAATTGTTCTGGCAAACACTCCGGTTTCATCTGCACCTGCTGCCATACCGGAACCGATCCGAAGGGTTATGTCGGTTACGATCACCCACTGCAGCGCGAGATCCGTGCCACCATGGAAAGTTTGACGGGTGCCACATTGGGTGAAGACAATTGTGGCGTCGACGGTTGTTCAATTCCGACCTATGCGGTTCCGCTGAAGGGGCTGGCTCATGGCTTTGCAAAGATGGCGACAGGCAGCGGACTTGAAGCCGGACGCGCCGCAGCGTCTCGCCGCCTGATGGATGCCTGCATGGCGGAACCGTTTTATGTGGCCGGAACCGGCCGTGCCTGCACGAAACTGATGCAGATTGCGCCCGGACAGATTTTCGCCAAGACGGGCGCAGAAGGTGTCTTCGTAGCAACAATGCCGCAAAAGGGCATTGCCATGGTTGTCAAATGTGAGGATGGCACGACGCGTGCCGCCGAAGCGATGATCGCAGCCCTTCTGGCAAAACAGTTCGAAAACGACAGTACCGAACAGCTGGCTTTGCTCGCCATGGCAAACCGTTCGATGCGCAACTGGAATGGAATCCACGTTGGCGATATCCGCGTCGTTGGTCTCTGA
- a CDS encoding glutathione S-transferase family protein, which produces MFTLFFSPGSCSRASHIVLEESGLPYKAQRVNFAEGEQRSEAFLTINPKGRVPALVTASGVLTETPAILAFIAQMAPEKKLAPLDDPFEFARMQSFNAFISSTVHVAHAHGRRGSRWANEESSFADMKAKVPQTMTECFELIEKGLLHGPWVLGTAYSVADPYLFVMSGWLESDGVDIARFPRVHDHFKRMSARPAVQRVLVAEKA; this is translated from the coding sequence ATGTTCACATTGTTTTTCTCTCCCGGTTCCTGCTCACGCGCCAGCCATATCGTGCTTGAAGAATCGGGATTGCCTTATAAGGCGCAGCGCGTCAATTTCGCCGAAGGCGAACAACGCTCCGAAGCTTTCCTGACCATCAATCCAAAAGGCCGTGTTCCCGCACTCGTAACGGCAAGTGGCGTGTTGACTGAAACGCCTGCCATCCTAGCTTTCATCGCCCAGATGGCACCGGAAAAGAAGCTTGCGCCGCTGGATGACCCCTTTGAATTCGCACGCATGCAGTCGTTCAATGCCTTTATTTCATCCACCGTACATGTTGCCCACGCACATGGACGGCGCGGTAGCCGCTGGGCAAATGAAGAATCCTCCTTTGCCGACATGAAGGCCAAAGTGCCGCAGACCATGACCGAGTGTTTCGAGTTGATCGAGAAAGGCCTGTTGCATGGGCCCTGGGTTCTCGGGACAGCCTATTCGGTCGCTGATCCCTACCTCTTCGTGATGTCGGGCTGGCTTGAAAGTGACGGCGTGGACATAGCCCGTTTTCCGAGGGTGCACGACCATTTCAAGCGCATGAGCGCAAGGCCTGCTGTTCAGAGGGTTCTGGTCGCCGAGAAGGCGTGA
- a CDS encoding glutathione S-transferase family protein translates to MLTIYGVYRSRATRTLWLAGELGIEFKHVPVIQARRLSDPLAADAPLNTLSPSFLAINPMGTIPCIEDDGMVLYESMAINLYLARKYGGPVAPADLKEDAAMLQWSFFAATEIESNSLKISSAIAEGLGDSDSGKAVIDVAGRLLKRPFRVLEQHLSQHDYLVGDRFTVADLNAAEIVRYAQGHARLFEAHPALKAWLERCQDRTAFKAMWDSRSAEAA, encoded by the coding sequence ATGTTGACGATCTACGGTGTCTACCGCTCGCGTGCGACACGCACGCTCTGGCTCGCAGGCGAACTGGGCATAGAGTTCAAACATGTGCCGGTCATACAGGCACGCCGCCTCTCTGACCCGCTGGCTGCCGATGCGCCACTCAACACGTTGTCTCCATCTTTTCTCGCGATCAATCCGATGGGCACCATTCCGTGCATAGAGGATGACGGCATGGTTCTCTATGAATCCATGGCCATCAACCTCTATCTCGCGCGCAAATATGGTGGGCCGGTTGCGCCCGCCGATCTGAAGGAAGACGCGGCCATGTTGCAGTGGTCATTCTTCGCGGCCACCGAGATCGAAAGCAATTCTCTGAAGATTTCTTCCGCAATCGCAGAAGGCCTCGGCGACAGCGATTCCGGCAAGGCCGTCATCGATGTTGCCGGACGTTTGCTGAAACGCCCCTTCCGCGTGCTGGAGCAGCATCTTTCCCAACATGATTATCTGGTTGGCGACCGCTTTACCGTGGCAGACCTCAACGCCGCCGAGATCGTGCGTTACGCACAGGGACATGCCCGTCTGTTCGAAGCGCATCCGGCGCTAAAAGCATGGCTGGAACGCTGCCAGGACCGTACCGCCTTCAAGGCCATGTGGGATTCACGTTCGGCCGAAGCGGCCTAA
- a CDS encoding MarR family transcriptional regulator, with product MAKDEDWNEDMPENIIRIGNTMTRMRIMIGRRMIGRMALAKFAPGLELSHIDVLDILKRAQGEVTVGSIAEGMRIDPSRGSRVVADMVGRGLLKRAVSQEDARRSIIEITPMGRSLLQEMRNTKMGIVKDVMDGWSEEDIDSFARLFDKFIGRFESRLSPDAEASTDQKKS from the coding sequence GTGGCGAAGGACGAAGACTGGAACGAGGACATGCCCGAAAACATCATCCGTATCGGCAACACAATGACGCGCATGCGCATCATGATTGGACGACGCATGATCGGACGCATGGCGCTTGCCAAGTTCGCTCCCGGTCTCGAACTCTCGCATATCGACGTACTGGATATTCTCAAGCGCGCGCAAGGTGAAGTGACCGTCGGCTCGATTGCCGAGGGCATGCGTATCGACCCGTCACGCGGCAGTCGGGTGGTGGCTGATATGGTTGGTCGTGGCCTGCTGAAACGCGCTGTTTCACAAGAGGACGCCCGCCGCAGCATCATCGAAATAACACCAATGGGCAGGAGCCTGCTGCAAGAGATGCGCAATACCAAGATGGGTATCGTGAAGGACGTCATGGACGGCTGGTCGGAAGAGGATATCGATTCTTTCGCCCGCCTGTTCGACAAATTCATAGGTCGTTTCGAAAGCCGTCTTTCCCCCGACGCCGAGGCGTCCACAGATCAGAAAAAATCATAA
- a CDS encoding MFS transporter, whose protein sequence is MDMSTAPVAPLVSDHRRRLVVFLFLMLAMFMATLDNQIVSTALPTIVGEFGALERFAWIGSAYLLATSAVMPIYGKLGDLFGRKYVMIAAVVIFTLGSLACGLAWSMNSLIAARVLQGLGGGGIMVSIFSVNADLFEPRERARYQSYSSLTIMASGSVGPILGGTMSDLFGWRSIFLINLPLGLIVIAGLALMLPYRRPQRQPKIDYLGAVLLAATIASVVFWADSSELFGSLFAGPSLGIVTFAVIAAFLWVQVERRAPEPVVPLRLFKDSTFPLLMIVSLTSGGIGIGMVNYYALFLQTTTGLSPSHAGLFFIAVTGGIVVGALSAGRLISITGVYKPFSVAGLTLNLIAMLCFSQVHAGTPLSLIAVLMLVQGFAVGLGQQAPIIGVQNSAPKADIGAASGAVTLTRMGGAAIAISVYGAIITSSLKGVAVDIPGIGKIEELTPKMLAELPAASQSAVASLYSHAFTPLFFAAAITAAIGLAAALMLKPVRLPAPDQQK, encoded by the coding sequence ATGGACATGTCTACCGCCCCTGTGGCGCCGCTTGTGTCGGACCATCGACGCCGGCTCGTTGTTTTCCTGTTCCTGATGCTCGCCATGTTCATGGCGACACTCGATAACCAGATCGTCTCCACTGCCTTGCCGACCATCGTCGGTGAGTTTGGTGCGCTGGAGCGCTTCGCCTGGATCGGTTCGGCCTATCTTCTAGCGACAAGCGCGGTCATGCCGATCTACGGCAAGCTTGGTGATCTGTTCGGACGTAAATACGTGATGATCGCGGCCGTGGTGATATTCACCCTGGGATCGCTTGCCTGCGGTCTTGCATGGTCGATGAACTCGCTGATCGCCGCCCGTGTTCTGCAAGGTCTGGGCGGTGGCGGCATCATGGTGTCGATTTTCTCCGTCAATGCGGATCTTTTCGAACCACGCGAAAGAGCCCGATATCAGAGCTATTCTAGCCTGACGATCATGGCGTCCGGCAGCGTCGGACCGATCCTGGGTGGAACGATGAGCGATCTGTTCGGATGGCGTTCGATCTTCCTGATCAACCTGCCATTGGGTTTGATCGTCATTGCCGGCCTGGCTCTCATGCTGCCCTATCGGCGTCCGCAACGCCAACCGAAGATAGACTATCTCGGTGCAGTTCTGCTGGCCGCGACGATCGCAAGCGTCGTGTTCTGGGCAGATAGCAGTGAATTGTTTGGTTCACTCTTTGCAGGTCCGAGCCTCGGCATCGTCACCTTCGCCGTCATCGCCGCATTCCTGTGGGTGCAGGTGGAGCGCCGTGCACCTGAACCGGTGGTGCCGCTACGACTTTTCAAGGACTCTACATTTCCGTTGCTGATGATCGTGTCCCTAACGAGTGGCGGTATCGGCATCGGCATGGTGAACTATTACGCGCTGTTCCTGCAGACCACGACTGGCCTCTCTCCCTCTCATGCCGGATTGTTCTTCATCGCTGTTACAGGTGGCATTGTCGTGGGCGCCCTGTCTGCAGGCCGACTGATTTCGATCACCGGCGTCTACAAGCCGTTTTCTGTGGCGGGATTGACGCTCAATCTCATCGCCATGCTGTGCTTTTCGCAGGTTCACGCCGGAACACCGCTTTCGCTGATCGCCGTGTTGATGCTCGTGCAGGGATTTGCCGTCGGGCTCGGTCAGCAGGCGCCGATCATCGGTGTGCAGAATTCGGCGCCGAAGGCTGATATCGGGGCAGCCAGTGGTGCGGTTACGCTGACGCGTATGGGCGGTGCCGCGATCGCGATTTCGGTTTACGGCGCGATCATCACATCAAGCCTCAAGGGCGTGGCGGTAGACATCCCGGGCATTGGCAAGATCGAGGAATTGACACCCAAGATGTTGGCCGAACTGCCGGCTGCCTCGCAAAGTGCTGTTGCATCCCTTTATTCGCACGCCTTCACCCCGTTGTTCTTTGCTGCGGCCATAACGGCGGCAATCGGACTTGCCGCGGCGTTGATGTTAAAGCCCGTCAGGCTCCCGGCGCCAGATCAGCAGAAGTAA